GCACCTTTAACCGTTCCGGCATCCGTCCTCTGCACCAAAACTGCTCTTTTGACAATTATCGCGTCGAGACGGAAGGCCAGATGCGCGCCCTCAGCCAGGCGCGGCAGTATGTCGAAGAGTTTGATGGCAACATCGCCAGCTTTATCTTCTCCGGCAAACCGGGCACCGGCAAAAACCATCTCGCCGCCGCCATCTGCAACGAACTGCTGCTGCGCGGTAAGTCGGTGCTGATTATCACCGTGGCGGACATCATGTCGGCGATGAAAGAGACCTTCGGCAACCGCGAAAGCAGCGAAGAGCAGTTGCTGAATGATTTGAGTAGTGTCGACCTGCTGGTGATCGACGAAATCGGTATGCAGACCGAATCACGCTACGAAAAAGTGATCATCAACCAGATTGTCGATCGCCGCTCCTCTTCAAAGCGCCCGACCGGCATGCTGACTAACAGCAATATGGACGAAATGAATAAGCTGCTCGGCGAACGCGTGATGGATCGCATGCGTCTCGGCAACAGTTTGTGGGTCATCTTCAACTGGGACAGCTACCGCAGCCGCGTCACCGGTAAAGAGTACTAAAATCAGCGCCTTCAACGCCGCGTTATCCCCAATGCGGCGTTTTACCCCTTTCACGCTGTGCGATAGCGATCACCTTTCCCGCTTTCTAAACCAATTCTGAATAAACCACCGATAAGATGACACTACAATTGCAGGCAGGTGACATCGTCATTAAATTATATGCCCTGTTACAAATATTCATGACCAGTAATATCTCTGGCGCTTTTGAGGAATAACGGTTGTCCGGATTGCTCTCCCTTGCCCTGTTTATCGCCTCCGTGGCGATTTATGCTACGAAAGCGGGCCGCAATAAGTGGTGGTTTAGCGCCACGCTTCTCGTATTAGGCCTGTTTGTTCTATTAAATATCACCCTTTATGCCAGCAACTACTTTACCGGCGACGGCATTAACGATGCGGTGATCTACACCCTGACTAACAGCCTGACCGGCGCGGGTATCGGCAAATATCTGCTGCCCGGCGCAGGCTTAGTGCTGGCGCTGGTCGCTCTGTTTTGCGCCCTCGGCTGGGTGCTGCGCCGTCGCCGCCATATGCCCCACCATTTTGGCTATAGCCTGCTGGCTTTGGCGCTGGCCTTAGGCTCGGTGGATGCCAGCCCGGCGTTCCGCCAGATAACGGAGCTTGTGAAGTCGCAAACCCGCGAAAGCGATCCCGATTTTGCCGCCTGGTACAAAGTGCCCGCAAAGCAGATCCCCAACCCGCAGCTGAATCTGGTCTATATCTACGGCGAAAGCCTCGAGCGCACCTACTTTAATGAGGATGCTTTTCCCGGACTGACGCCGGAGCTTGGCGCGCTGAAAGCTGAAAGCCTCGATTTTAGCCATACCGAACAACTTCCCGGCACCGATTACACCATTGCCGGCATGGTCTCCTCGCAGTGTGGCATTCCGCTTTTCGCGCCGTTCGAAGGCAATGCCTCCGCGTCGGTCTCCAGCTTCTTCCCGCAGAATCTCTGCCTCGGCGATATTCTGAAAAACTCCGGGTATGAGAACCACTTTGTGCAGGGGGCGAACCTGCGTTTTGCCGGTAAAGATGTGTTCCTCAAATCTCACGGTTTTGACCATCTGATTGGCGCCGAGGAGCTGAAAAACCAGGTCGCGGATCCCAGTTATCGCAATGACTGGGGCTTTTACGACGATACGGTGCTGGATACCGTCTGGCAGCAGTATGAATCCCTCTCCCGCGCCGGTAAGCGCTTCTCCCTGTTTGCGCTGACGGTGGACACCCACCACCCGGACGGCTTTATCTCCCGCGGCTGCGAGCGCAAAAGCTACCGTTATGACGATAAAGTGAACCAGTCATTCAGCGCGGTGACCTGCAGCCAGCAGAATATCGCCAGATTGATTAACCGCATCAAAGCGTCGCCGTGGTTTAAAGATACGGTCATTGTGGTCTCGTCCGATCATCTGGCGATGAACAACAGTGCCTGGAAATACCTGAACAAACAGGATCGCAGCAATCTCTTCTTCGTCCTGCGCGGCGACCAGCCGCAGCAGGATCTCTCCGGCATTAAGCGCAGCACACTGGATAATGGCGCGACCGTGCTCGATATTCTCGGCGGCGACAACTTCCTCGGCCTCGGTCGCAGCAGCCTCTCCGGGCAGTCGCTCTCCGGCGTCTTCCTCAACATGAAGCAGAAGGTGCTGGCGTGGAAGCCGGATATCATCCGCCTGTGGAACTTCCCCAAAGAGATGAAGGATTTCACCATCGATGGGGAAAAACAGACCATCACCTTCTCCGGCAGCCAGTTCCGCCTGCCGCTGCTAGTGCGCGTGTCGGAGAAAATCGAGCCGTTGCCGGAGAGTGAATACTCCGCACCGTTGCGTTTCCAGCTGGCGGATTTCGCGCCGCGCGACAACTTTGTCTGGGTCGATCGCTGCTACAAAATGGCGCGGCTCTGGGCACCTGAACTCGCACTTTCAACCGACTGGTGCGTATCGCAGGGTCAACTTGGCGGCGAACAACAGGTGCAGCGCGTGGATAAACCGCAGTGGCACGGGAAAACGGCTTTTAAACAGACAGTTATCGATACTGCCCGCTACCAGAAGAGCGTCGATACGCTGAAGATCCTCGATGATGACATTCGCTATAAAGCCGACAGTTTTATTTTTAATGTCGCGGGCGCGCCGGAAGAGGTGAAACAGTTTAACGGCATCTCACGCCCGGAAAGCTGGGGGCGCTGGTCAAATGCCCAGCTTGGTAAAGAGGTGGCCATTGAATACCAGCAGCCGTTGCCAGCACAGTTCGATCTGGTGATCACCGCGAAAGCCTTTGGTGATAACGCCAATCGCCCAATCCCGGTACGTGTCGGCAATGAAGAGCAGATGCTGACGCTGAGTCATAAAGTGAGCACTACCACGCTCCATTTCACCAATCGCGCGGGCAGTAACAAGCTGGTAATTGTGCCGCCGGATCCGCAGTCGACCAACGAAGGGAATATCCTCGGTCATGCGCCGCGTCAGCTGGGGATTGGTCTGGTAGAGATAAAAGTGGTGAAACGCGAAGGGTAAAAGCGCGCCCTGCAGAGCAGGGCGCAGCGGGAAATCAGAAGGTTTCCCAGTTTTCGCCAGAGGTGGTCGCGACCACTTTACGCGGCAGCACTGCCGGCGCAGCTTTGTTACCACCCGATGTTTTCGCAGCAGCGCGCTGCTCGTTCATCAGGCGGAACACGGCAACCGCTTCGGTCAGACGGCTGGCCTGCTCTTCCAGCGCGGCGGCAGCCGCGGCAGACTCTTCCACCAACGAGGCGTTCTGCTGCGTCACGCGATCCATCTCGGCAACGGCAAGGCCAACCTGGTCGATACCGCGGCTCTGCTCATCAGAGGCAGAGGCGATTTCGCCCATGATATCGGTCACGCGGGTAACGGCGTTAACGATCTCATCCATCGTTTCACCGGCGCTCTCAACCAGCGTGGAACCCACTTCAACGCGACCAACAGAGTCTTCAATCAGGCTCTTAATCTCACGCGCCGCCTGGGCACTGCGCTGGGCAAGGTTACGCACTTCACCAGCAACCACGGCAAAACCACGGCCCTGTTCACCGGCACGCGCCGCTTCTACCGCGGCGTTAAGCGCCAGGATGTTGGTCTGGAAGGCAATCCCATCAATCACGCTAATAATGTCAGCGATTTTCTGCGAACTGGCGGTGATATCACGCATGGTCTGCACCACGTTATCCACCACTTTGCCGCCTTTCTGCGCCGTTTCCGACGCGCTCAGCGCGAGATTGCTCGCCTGACGGGCGTTTTCGGCGTTCTGTTTCACCGTCGCAGTCAGCTCTTCCATGCTGGCAGCGGTCTCTTCCAGAGAAGCGGCCTGCTGTTCAGTACGTGAAGAGAGATCGTTGTTACCTACGGAGATTTCGCTGGCACCGCTGTAAATCGCGTTAGCGCCATTACGCACATCGCTGACGGTGCGCACCAGTTCGCCCTGCATATGACGCAGGCTGTCGGCCAGCACGCCCATTTCGTTGGAGCCCTGCACTTCAATGCGCTGGCCCAAATCGCCACCGGCGATATGGCGAATGTTGTCGATCAGGTGGTTCAGCGGTGCGATCAGCGCACGTTTGATACCGACCCACACGGCGATGATCACCAGCAGCACCACCAGCAGCACGCTGATAATGATCCAGATAGCAGAACCGTAGGAGCTCTCACTGTCAGCCACGGCGGCGTCATACAGACGATCGTTCTGCTGTAAGTAGGAGACATACTGCTTCTCGAAGCCATCCTGGTAGCTTTGCGTCGGCTGATCGAAGAACTCGTTGATCTTGCCTGCGCCAAGTAACTGGATCAGATCCGCCAGCGCGTTGTGGTAGATATCGTAATTACGCTTGATCTCCGCCGCCGCCTCTTCGCTCTGACGCGGATCGCGCGGCAATGCCTGGTAGGCATTCCAGTTCACTTCCGCCTGTTTCAACGAGGTGCTGGCAATCTGCATCAGTTCCGGAACGGTCGCGCCGCTGCCGATATTGTTCTGATCCATCATGTAGCGGATACCCGCGCGGTTCAGGGTGTTACGGGTTTGCAGCAGCGCAACCCAGCTGCCGTTAAGCGTGGATTGTTGCTGACGAATGGTTTGAAGGACGGTGAAGTTTTCTTTGTCTTGCTTTAGCGAATTAAAGAACAATCCGCCGGAGGTGAGTTGTAAAAGGCCAAATAATCCGAGTACCAGTAACAAGCTGGTCACGATTTTGATGCGCGTTAACATATCATTCTCTTTCCTTATAGATAGTAAGTAGATTTTCGGCCTGGCGGGGAAAAACTTTATGGCTAAATGCACTATTTTGTAGGGATATTATTAGCGCCATCAGCTTGTTACGTTGGCTAAACTGTGGCGATCTTACGTGATCTTGCTCACATAATTTTTCGGAATAGTTGTAGTGTAAAACCTCTTAGACCCACTTCGATACCGCTCACCGCGCTTATATAACCGCTCGGCAAAATCGCCCCCTTTCACGCGCGTGATTTGCCATCATGGCGGGCAGCATTTGTCCTGTTTAACACCACACACATCTCTTCCCTATTTCTGATAAAAACCAGGTCTGCTATGGATACAAAAAAACTCTTTAAGCACGTTCCGTGGGTCATCCTTGGGGTAATCGGTGCTTTTTGTCTGTCGGTCGTCGCGTTACGCAGGGGTGAGCATGTCAGCGCCCTGTGGATCGTGGTCGCCTCCGTCTCTGTTTATCTTGTTGCTTATCGTTACTACAGCCTCTACATCGCCCAGAAGGTGATGAAACTCGATCCAACCCGCGCCACATCTGCGGTGATCAATAACGACGGTCTTAACTACGTACCAACCAACCGCTACGTGCTGTTTGGTCACCACTTTGCCGCTATCGCCGGTGCCGGCCCGCTGGTCGGCCCGGTACTCGCCGCGCAGATGGGCTACTTGCCCGGCACCCTCTGGCTGCTGGCGGGGGTAGTTCTGGCGGGAGCGGTGCAGGACTTTATGGTGCTGTTTATCTCCTCACGGCGTAACGGTGCCTCGCTCGGCGAGATGGTTAAAGAGGAGATGGGCCGCGTGCCGGGTACCATTGCCCTCTTCGGCTGCTTCCTGATCATGATTATCATCCTGGCGGTGCTGGCGCTGATTGTGGTGAAAGCGCTGGCAGAGAGCCCGTGGGGCGTCTTTACCGTCTGCTCAACGGTGCCGATTGCGCTGTTTATGGGCATCTATATGCGCTTCCTGCGACCGGGTCGCGTCGGCGAAGTGTCAGTAATCGGCATTGTGCTGCTGGTAGCGTCAATCTGGATGGGCGGCGTGATTTCGCAAGACCCTTACTGGGGCCCGGCGCTGACCTTTAAAGACACCACCATCACCTTTGCGCTGATTGGCTATGCCTTTATCTCTGCCCTGCTGCCGGTGTGGCTGATCCTCGCCCCGCGCGACTACCTGGCAACCTTCCTGAAAATCGGCGTGATTGTTGGCCTGGCGTTGGGGATCGTGATCCTCAACCCGGAACTGAAGATGCCTGCGGTAACGCAGTATATCGACGGCACCGGCCCGCTATGGAAAGGCGCGCTCTTCCCGTTCCTGTTTATTACCATCGCCTGTGGCGCGGTCTCCGGCTTCCATGCGCTGATCGCCTCCGGTACCACGCCGAAACTGCTGGCCAATGAGACCGACGCGCGCTTTATCGGTTATGGCGCGATGCTGATGGAGTCCTTTGTGGCGGTGATGGCGCTGGTGGCAGCCTCCATTATCGAACCGGGCCTCTATTTCGCCATGAACACGCCGCCTGCGGGCCTTGGCATCACCATGCCAAACCTGCATGAGCTGGGCACCGAGCATGCGCCGATGATCATGGCGCAGTTGCAGGATGTCACTGCGCACGCCGCGGCGACGGTCAGCTCCTGGGGCTTTGTGATTTCGCCAGAGCAGATCCTGCAAACCGCGAAAGATATCGGTGAACCTTCCGTGCTCAACCGCGCAGGCGGCGCGCCAACGCTGGCCGTCGGTATCGCCCACGTGTTCCACAAAATCATCCCGATGGCGGATATGGGTTTCTGGTATCACTTCGGCATTCTGTTTGAAGCGCTGTTTATTCTGACCGCGCTGGATGCGGGCACCCGCGCAGGCCGCTTTATGCTGCAGGATCTGCTGGGTAACTTCGTGCCGTTCCTGAAGAAAACCGACTCGCTGGTGGCCGGTGTAGTGGGTACTGCCGGTTGCGTTGGCCTGTGGGGTTACCTGCTCTATCAGGGCGTGGTCGATCCATTAGGCGGCGTGAAGAGCCTGTGGCCGCTGTTCGGTATCTCTAACCAGATGCTGGCCGCCGTGGCACTGCTGCTCGGCACCGTGATCCTGGTGAAGATGCAGCGCACCAAATACATCTGGGTAACGGTCGTTCCGGCCACCTGGCTGCTGATCTGCACCACCTGGGCGCTCGGCCTGAAGCTCTTTAGCAGCAATCCGCAACTGGAAGGCTTCCTCTACATGGCTAACCAGTACAAAGCGAAGATTGCCGCGGGCGGCAGCGAACTGAGCGCAGAGCAGATTGCCAACATGAACCATATCGTGGTGAACAACTACACCAACGCCGGGTTAAGCATTCTGTTCCTCGTGGTGGTTTACAGCATCATCTTCTACGGCATCAAAACGTGGCTCCAGGTACGCAATAACACCACGCGTACCGATAAAGAGACGCCGTATGTGCCGGTGCCGGAAGGCGGCGTCAAAACCTCTTCGCACCACTAATCTCAACCCTGTGCCGGAGCGGGCTCGCCCCTCTCCGGCATTACCAATATCTGGATGCGCGAATGTTTGGTAACTTAGGCCAGGCGAAAAAGTACCTTGGGCAGGCGGCAAAAATGCTGATTGGTATTCCGGACTATGACAACTATGTTGATCATATGAAAACCAACCATCCCGATACGCCCTATATGACCTACGAAGAGTTTTTCCGCGAGCGTCAACAGGCGCGTTACGGCGGCGATGGCAAAGGCGGCGTCCGCTGTTGTTAAAGGAGAGTCCATGACACCTGTTGCAGTTACCCTGCTGACCGGCTTTCTCGGTGCCGGCAAAACCACCCTCTTGCGTCACATCCTTAATGCACAACACGGCTATCAGATTGCGGTTATCGAAAATGAGTTCGGCGAGGTCTCCGTTGACGATCAGCTGATTGGCGATCGCGCCACGCAGATCAAAACCCTGACCAATGGCTGCATCTGCTGTAGCCGCTCGAATGAGCTGGAAGATGCGTTGTTGGATCTGCTCGACAGGCTCGATCGCGGCGAACTCCACTTTGATCGGTTGGTGATCGAGTGCACCGGCATGGCCGATCCCGGCCCGATCATTCAGACCTTCTTCTCCCATGAGATCCTCTGCCAGCGCTATCTGCTCGACGGCGTGATTGCGCTGGTCGATGCGGTGCATGCCGATGAGCAGATGAACCAGTTTACGCTGGCGCAATCGCAGGTCGGTTACGCGGATCGTATTCTGCTGACTAAAACCGATGTCGCCCCGGATAACGCGGCGCTGCGCGAACGGCTGGCCCGCATCAACGCCCGCGCGCCCATCTACACCGTGACCCGCGGCGATATCGATCTGGCGCTGCTGTTTAACACCAGCGGTTTTATGCTCGAAGAGAACGTGGTCGCCGCCAAACCGCGCTTCCACTTTATGGCCGATAAGCAGAACGATATCAGCTCGATTGTGGTGGAACTGGACTACCCGGTGGATATCAGCGAGGTGTCGCGGGTGATGGAGAACCTGCTGCTGAGCTTTGCGGAAAAACTGCTGCGCTACAAAGGGATGCTGTGGATCGACGGCGAGCCGAACCGCCTGTTATTCCAGGGCGTGCAGCGCCTCTACAGCGCGGACTGGGATCGCCCGTGGGGCGACGAAACTCCGCATAGTACGCTGGTGTTTATCGGCGTGCAGCTACCGGAGGAGGAGATCAGAGCGGCGTTTGCCGGGCTGAAAAAGTAACTGCCTGTTGGCGCTACGCTTATCAGGCCTACAAAAACACACCAGCACGTATGTAGGCCGGATAAGGCAAAGCCGCCATCCGGCAAAAAACCGAATGGCGACCCACAGTGGATATGGGGTCACGCGTAGGCCGGATAAGGCAAAGCCGCCATCCGGAAAAACCGAATGGCGACTCACAATGGACATCGGGTCACGCGTAGGCCGGATAAGGCAAAGCCGCCATCCGGCAAAAAACCGAATGGCGGCCCACAATGGATATGAGGTCGTGCGTTTGCCGGATAAGCGCAAGCGCCATCCGGCAAAAAACCGAATGGCGACTCACAATGGATATGGGGTCACGCGTAGGCCGGATAAGGCAAAGCCGCCATCCGGCAAAACCGAATGGCGGCCCACAATCGATATGGGGTCACGCGTAGGCCGGATAAGCGCAAGCGCCATCCGGCAAACGACGCCAGCTAAGGCTACTGACGCACCACTACCAGCTTCTGGTTCACAAACTCTTTGATCCCCAGATCCGACAGCTCACGCCCAAAGCCCGAGCGTTTCACCCCACCGAACGGCAATTCTGCCGCGGTATCGGTCAGCCAGTTGATGTAAACCATCCCGGTTTCAATCCGCGAGGCCAGCCCTTTCGCGCGCTCAATATCCCGGCTGAAGATCGCCCCGCCAAGGCCATAATGGGAGTCGTTCGCCAGGCGCAACGCCTCTTCATCGTCTTGCACCACATAAACCTGCGCCACCGGGCCGAAGAACTCTTCGAAGTACGCCGGGTTATCACGGGTAATGTGAGTCAGGATCGTCGGCTCAAAGAAGTTACCTTCGCTGTTCGCCGGTTTACCCCCGAAGTGGAGTTTTGCCCCCTTCTGCACCGCTTCACTCACCTGTTTGCTAAGGGTCTCCAGCGCATCTTTCGATGATAGCGGCCCAAGCGTGGTGCTCTCATCAAGCGGGTCGCCCATCTTCACCTGCTGGAAAGCGTCGGTGAACTGGCGCAGGAACTGATCGGCCACTTTCTGGTGCACGATAAAACGTTTCGCCGCGGTACAGACCTGCCCGGCGTTTGCCAGACGCGCCTGCACGCCTGTTTTCACCGCCTTCTCCAGATCGGCGTCGTCGAG
This Kosakonia cowanii JCM 10956 = DSM 18146 DNA region includes the following protein-coding sequences:
- the dnaC gene encoding DNA replication protein DnaC gives rise to the protein MKNVGELMKRLQKMIPAHVEPAFKNSEELMAWQKQQGELRSAALERENRAMKMQRTFNRSGIRPLHQNCSFDNYRVETEGQMRALSQARQYVEEFDGNIASFIFSGKPGTGKNHLAAAICNELLLRGKSVLIITVADIMSAMKETFGNRESSEEQLLNDLSSVDLLVIDEIGMQTESRYEKVIINQIVDRRSSSKRPTGMLTNSNMDEMNKLLGERVMDRMRLGNSLWVIFNWDSYRSRVTGKEY
- the opgB gene encoding phosphatidylglycerol--membrane-oligosaccharide glycerophosphotransferase, which gives rise to MSGLLSLALFIASVAIYATKAGRNKWWFSATLLVLGLFVLLNITLYASNYFTGDGINDAVIYTLTNSLTGAGIGKYLLPGAGLVLALVALFCALGWVLRRRRHMPHHFGYSLLALALALGSVDASPAFRQITELVKSQTRESDPDFAAWYKVPAKQIPNPQLNLVYIYGESLERTYFNEDAFPGLTPELGALKAESLDFSHTEQLPGTDYTIAGMVSSQCGIPLFAPFEGNASASVSSFFPQNLCLGDILKNSGYENHFVQGANLRFAGKDVFLKSHGFDHLIGAEELKNQVADPSYRNDWGFYDDTVLDTVWQQYESLSRAGKRFSLFALTVDTHHPDGFISRGCERKSYRYDDKVNQSFSAVTCSQQNIARLINRIKASPWFKDTVIVVSSDHLAMNNSAWKYLNKQDRSNLFFVLRGDQPQQDLSGIKRSTLDNGATVLDILGGDNFLGLGRSSLSGQSLSGVFLNMKQKVLAWKPDIIRLWNFPKEMKDFTIDGEKQTITFSGSQFRLPLLVRVSEKIEPLPESEYSAPLRFQLADFAPRDNFVWVDRCYKMARLWAPELALSTDWCVSQGQLGGEQQVQRVDKPQWHGKTAFKQTVIDTARYQKSVDTLKILDDDIRYKADSFIFNVAGAPEEVKQFNGISRPESWGRWSNAQLGKEVAIEYQQPLPAQFDLVITAKAFGDNANRPIPVRVGNEEQMLTLSHKVSTTTLHFTNRAGSNKLVIVPPDPQSTNEGNILGHAPRQLGIGLVEIKVVKREG
- the tsr gene encoding methyl-accepting chemotaxis protein, which encodes MLTRIKIVTSLLLVLGLFGLLQLTSGGLFFNSLKQDKENFTVLQTIRQQQSTLNGSWVALLQTRNTLNRAGIRYMMDQNNIGSGATVPELMQIASTSLKQAEVNWNAYQALPRDPRQSEEAAAEIKRNYDIYHNALADLIQLLGAGKINEFFDQPTQSYQDGFEKQYVSYLQQNDRLYDAAVADSESSYGSAIWIIISVLLVVLLVIIAVWVGIKRALIAPLNHLIDNIRHIAGGDLGQRIEVQGSNEMGVLADSLRHMQGELVRTVSDVRNGANAIYSGASEISVGNNDLSSRTEQQAASLEETAASMEELTATVKQNAENARQASNLALSASETAQKGGKVVDNVVQTMRDITASSQKIADIISVIDGIAFQTNILALNAAVEAARAGEQGRGFAVVAGEVRNLAQRSAQAAREIKSLIEDSVGRVEVGSTLVESAGETMDEIVNAVTRVTDIMGEIASASDEQSRGIDQVGLAVAEMDRVTQQNASLVEESAAAAAALEEQASRLTEAVAVFRLMNEQRAAAKTSGGNKAAPAVLPRKVVATTSGENWETF
- a CDS encoding carbon starvation CstA family protein, which encodes MDTKKLFKHVPWVILGVIGAFCLSVVALRRGEHVSALWIVVASVSVYLVAYRYYSLYIAQKVMKLDPTRATSAVINNDGLNYVPTNRYVLFGHHFAAIAGAGPLVGPVLAAQMGYLPGTLWLLAGVVLAGAVQDFMVLFISSRRNGASLGEMVKEEMGRVPGTIALFGCFLIMIIILAVLALIVVKALAESPWGVFTVCSTVPIALFMGIYMRFLRPGRVGEVSVIGIVLLVASIWMGGVISQDPYWGPALTFKDTTITFALIGYAFISALLPVWLILAPRDYLATFLKIGVIVGLALGIVILNPELKMPAVTQYIDGTGPLWKGALFPFLFITIACGAVSGFHALIASGTTPKLLANETDARFIGYGAMLMESFVAVMALVAASIIEPGLYFAMNTPPAGLGITMPNLHELGTEHAPMIMAQLQDVTAHAAATVSSWGFVISPEQILQTAKDIGEPSVLNRAGGAPTLAVGIAHVFHKIIPMADMGFWYHFGILFEALFILTALDAGTRAGRFMLQDLLGNFVPFLKKTDSLVAGVVGTAGCVGLWGYLLYQGVVDPLGGVKSLWPLFGISNQMLAAVALLLGTVILVKMQRTKYIWVTVVPATWLLICTTWALGLKLFSSNPQLEGFLYMANQYKAKIAAGGSELSAEQIANMNHIVVNNYTNAGLSILFLVVVYSIIFYGIKTWLQVRNNTTRTDKETPYVPVPEGGVKTSSHH
- a CDS encoding YbdD/YjiX family protein, giving the protein MFGNLGQAKKYLGQAAKMLIGIPDYDNYVDHMKTNHPDTPYMTYEEFFRERQQARYGGDGKGGVRCC
- the yjiA gene encoding GTPase, producing the protein MTPVAVTLLTGFLGAGKTTLLRHILNAQHGYQIAVIENEFGEVSVDDQLIGDRATQIKTLTNGCICCSRSNELEDALLDLLDRLDRGELHFDRLVIECTGMADPGPIIQTFFSHEILCQRYLLDGVIALVDAVHADEQMNQFTLAQSQVGYADRILLTKTDVAPDNAALRERLARINARAPIYTVTRGDIDLALLFNTSGFMLEENVVAAKPRFHFMADKQNDISSIVVELDYPVDISEVSRVMENLLLSFAEKLLRYKGMLWIDGEPNRLLFQGVQRLYSADWDRPWGDETPHSTLVFIGVQLPEEEIRAAFAGLKK